Sequence from the Nerophis ophidion isolate RoL-2023_Sa linkage group LG10, RoL_Noph_v1.0, whole genome shotgun sequence genome:
TAAAAGCTACCTTTTTAACATGTACCTAAACTTATGTAATCCCACCCCTTTCCCGGTTGGAAATAATTTCTAACACAATTGTTCACTTCCTTTTTCAATCTTaaacaaaaatatgaatgaaCAAATAAATATCCATACAGTTCACATAAATACGAAGTTATTTTGCTGAATGATTCACATAATTTACTGAATATGTGATAGGTTATGTCATTCATCAATCAGGTTCAagtttattattagtatttatccAGCCTGTATGTCTGTTTATTTATGGTAATCATTGTGGCTAATGATTTACAACACGTAAACATGTTCTCTACTGCAAGTCGCACATctaaaaaggctttttaatatCAAAGAGTGAACTTTGTTGGTCATTTACAAAACATTTTGTTATCTTTGCTGGAAAACAAGAATCCTTTGTAAGACACAGAATCAAAAAAcagtttgtttgtatttgtcTCCGTCCCTTACATCTTTCCATATTGAAATGACCGTACCTTTTGAGACTGGAGACTGTGGTAGATTATGTAACCACACTAAACTAATCTCTCCCTCAGACCGAAAGAAGGAGAAGTGAACCCAGCCAAGCTTGAATATGACCATTGGCAAGAATTCTAAGAAAAATTCAGTGCGAGGTTCAATTCGAGCTCCCAAGTTCCTGGACAAATCTGGTGGCTTCTATGGTCGCCTGGATGAGCCTGAAAGGGCGCCCCTGGAGGTGGAGTTTGTGAATGAGAATGTGACCGAGTGGGATGTGATGGAGTGTGGCGAAGATGTTGTGCATGTAAGCGAGAAAGATGAGGTGGAGAACATGCGGGTGTTTCTACCGATGGAAGACGATGGCCAGACGCTACTGTGCACTGCGCCCAGTCAGCGGAGCAGTGGCAAGTGGCAGAGGAGTTCCAGGAGGAGGCATAAGCAGGGAAGCTCTCAGGAGAAGTCACACAGAGACAAGAGGCCCCCCAGCCACGTCCTGGAGGTGGCCATGAAAGAGGAGACCCTCCCTGTGCATCTCGCGTGCCGGGAGGATGCTGACAACCAGGTATTGATCCAAGACCAAATGAGGATGAAGAGAGAGCAAGAGGAAGGGATGAAAGTGGTAAAGAAGAACACGATGAAAATGTATCGCAAGGTGAGACACGCATGCTAAATCCATCCACTTATTTCTTAGATTGCTTGTCCTCATCAAGATCatgggggagctggagcctatcccacctgACTTGGGGTGAGAGGCTGGGTCATCCCAGACTGGTTGCCAGTCAATTACAGAAAATATAtgttatacatacacataacaaATACAGTACATCCACACATAAGGACAATTTATCTCCACTGTAGATGTTTTCATTGTAAATTTATTGCAAATAATGGcattatttttacagtaacatttactGTGAAATATCTTTTCagcaatttactgtaactgcagagctGGGGTGTTATAGTTAATTACAATAAAATTACAACTAACCtcacaaatgtatttttataGTTAATTACGCTCTCAGTTTAGCAGCATACTTCCCCACTTACtgtcaccaaaaattattcccgggcgcggcaccgctgctgcccactgctcccctcacctcccagggggtgatcaggggtgatgggtcaaatgcagagaataatttcgccacacctagtgtgtgtgtgtgccaatcattggtactttaactttacaagaGTGCAACCTGGTCTACAGTACACCTTTAGTGAAAAATCAAGTTTGAAGTTACAGTATTTTGCTATGATATTACAGAGGACTCTGATTCTATAATAATGGGTAATTGTTGTGAAATATGATAtcgtattttttttatagtcatttATTGTAATGTTACAGGGTTCACTTCTCCTTTAACAGTATTGTATTGTGAAAGAACACTTTTAATTGCTGTGAAATCCTGGTAaatatttactgtaaacattGATGTTTTTGGGATGTGGGATGAAGCCACTCTATAGggcggtgagaacatgcaaactacagaCAAATGTTCCAGTAGAGATTCAAACCAGCTCCTCTGACTGTGAGGCAGGCCTACTAACCCCTTACCACCGTGCCGCCACTAATGCTAAATATCATCCTTAAGACTTCACCAGGCTTCCAACTAAATGTAACGAAAAATGAGGTTCAGACCAAAGTCTATAGACGCAAAGTTATCAGAGAAACTCCATGGTGGAGGTCATTTAATGAATTCCAGTGTCCCATTGGTAAACTTTAAACCCTTTAAGGTTACATAAGACAGTTGTGAGTAATAAAGTTGTGGACTATTATTCCCTGTGCGGTCAATGTGTGTTAATAACATTCCACCTGCATGGTCCAAGTCCACCGGCCATGTTGGGCGACCATTTTTCTGTAATGTCATGTTTAATGACCTGTAAATGATAAAGCTTCCGTACCCTTTAATGAGTCACATGTTGGGTACACAGCGGCGAGCGACATTCCTGCGCCGCACGCATCGTTGGCTGTGTGGACTCGCCTACTAAGTCCACATCGTGAACATTCCACTCAGCAGTCAGCCGCGATGATGTATTAACTACAATCTATTCCTTAACCTTGTTGTCATTCCTCAGGCTTTGGACCGAGCTTTTCGCCGAGGCTGGGAGGCATTCGTGGCCAACATCTACAGCGTCACCCTCACGCCTGTCAACTCATCTTTTTCGCCATCATCTAAGAAGAAACATCAGCACAACTTGGTGTTGGCGGAGTTTCAGTAGACGCTCTTAACAGTTTGGACCTTAAATTGACAATGCAGTTTTTCCTGGTGCTGTTGTTGAAATGTGAGGCTTTTGAAATGTTAATTATTTATTCTATTTAATGTCTTTATTAATGCTCTAGCTACATCAGCTCCACTTTAAAGAGCTTTATTGGGTTTAACGCTATGAAAACACTAAACATTGTTGATGTTTTCCCATTAAAAAGCAATGACTGATTGGTGGACTATTGCTATTTTCCAAATGGCCTTAATTGGTGACAATTGCAGCTACTATATGCTAATTATCAATTGGGTGCATGCAGAGGAGGCACCCAAAGGATGTATTTGTGTATAAAAACGCAGAAACTGTTTTGTAAAACACATTTCTCTGGATGCTATAACATTACCCGGTTTGAATATGGGAAAATAAaaaactgta
This genomic interval carries:
- the sb:cb1058 gene encoding uncharacterized protein sb:cb1058 isoform X1, with the translated sequence MTIGKNSKKNSVRGSIRAPKFLDKSGGFYGRLDEPERAPLEVEFVNENVTEWDVMECGEDVVHVSEKDEVENMRVFLPMEDDGQTLLCTAPSQRSSGKWQRSSRRRHKQGSSQEKSHRDKRPPSHVLEVAMKEETLPVHLACREDADNQVLIQDQMRMKREQEEGMKVVKKNTMKMYRKALDRAFRRGWEAFVANIYSVTLTPVNSSFSPSSKKKHQHNLVLAEFQ
- the sb:cb1058 gene encoding uncharacterized protein sb:cb1058 isoform X2 is translated as MTIGKNSKKNSVRGSIRAPKFLDKSGGFYGRLDEPERAPLEVEFVNENVTEWDVMECGEDVVHVSEKDEVENMRVFLPMEDDGQTLLCTAPSQRSSGKWQRSSRRRHKQGSSQEKSHRDKRPPSHVLEVAMKEETLPVHLACREDADNQVLIQDQMRMKREQEEGMKVIACPHQDHGGAGAYPT